CGCTGCTCGATCTCTCGGGCGACTTTCTCGCGGCGGGAAATATCGATCGCTTCTTCCTGACGGAGAAGTACCACCACTTCAGCGAAGCGGGCAATCGCCTGATTGCCGAGCGGCTGAATGCGTTCCTCGGCGATAAAGTGCCCGGCTATCCGCGCGCGACGAACTAAGCGGGCTTTGCCGGCGGCTTTTCCTGCGCACCCGGCGTGACATCGGAAGCCCGGTGGGATACGGGGGCACGGCCGAGTGGGCCCGTCGTCGGGTGTGCCCCGTGAAAGAACTCGCGCAGGATGATGCGGCCGAGTCGATTTGGTTTGCTGGCGCGCAGAGAGGCTGGCATGACGAGCGATCTACAGGAATGAGAAGCCGGCAGCAGCCGTCCGGCGCGACGATGCGTGGTCAGGATGGCACGTATCGTCGCGCTGCGGACGGTCGCCGGTGGGGTCGGTCGCTGGATGTCGAATCAGGTCGAACGGGGTACACCGCGTCCGCGGCGACGGCCGCTCCCTTCTGGGTAACGGCGCGTCACGCGGTGTCCGGTTCGTTCGAGTTGGTGGTGTCGATCAAGCAGCGTCGTCGCTGATTGTGGTGTCGCGAGAGACTCGAAACGCCGTGGTGGGGACATGCGCCCATCGTGGCCAACGGGTTCGAGTGCTCATTCCTCGCGGGGCAATCAGTGGTCGTTTCAGCACTCGCGGTTCGCCTGCTGTGACAGGCGAAGCCCCTGAGACGATCGGCCGGCTTGTGCAATCCCATCTGGGTTTGTGGCACAGAGCAGCGGATGCGCGTCGTTCCTCAGTTGAGCGCCGAAGGAGTGCCAGGCAACTTCAAGTTCTCGCTTAGCCAGGACCAGGGGCATACATGCCACCGGCCGCGGGCGACATATACGCGTCGCCGGCAAAGGGAGCGCCCGAAGCGCACGGTGCAGGGGCAGTGCTGGTTGGGCACGTGTTGCACGGCGCGCCACGGTTCACAAAGTTGTTATTGTGGCAGCATCCTTGTGCGACAGCCGTGAGCATCGCTACGGCCGTCAGGATCAGCAGCTTCTTCATGGCTCGTATCTCCAGTCGAAGCGTCACGAGTTCCGGGACGAACTCGTGGGTCAAGCAACTCTACAACGTGTCTGGTGATGTGCAAACGCAACACGTCATTTTTTTTCACCAACGCGAAAATTTTTCGCCATCGCGAATGTTTACCGGAGGCTACATTTGCGTAGCGGGGTACTAGCAGGCTCCGCGCGCACAGTTCGCTCTACCCCCCCGATCAGGCATGAAGCCGACGACGAACACTGCCGCGCCCCCTTCCTTCGCGATCGCGCACCACCTGCGTGCGTTCGGCGTTCGTGCGCGCCTGCTGGCCTTGCTATTGCATGCCGGTCTCTGCGGCCTGTTCCTGGCGGCCGACGCCAGGGCGAACCACGTTACGCCAGACGAAACAACGCCGATCGACGTCAGCGGCGATGTTGATGCCTTTCGCGTGCCGCTGGTCAGCACGGCCGAGGACGATCCTTGCGACGAGAGCCTCACGGCGATTGCCCGCGTCTGCCACGAGCACGATGTGTGGCTCGTGAGCAGTCGTCGCGCAAGTCGCTGTGGCGACCCCGAGATCGGTTACGAGCGGCTCGACTACTGGCACGCCGAGGATGGCTGCCATTGGACGCGCGCCACGGCCGAGGAATTTCACGTGGCCGACAATCCGCGCGTGCCGACGATCTTCTTCGTACACGGCAATCGCGCCGATTTTGGCGAGGCGCAGCAGATGGGTTGGCAGTGGGTGCGCCGCTTCGAACGGGGCGACTATGGCGATGGGCCGGCGCGCCTGGTGATCTACACCTGGCCAAGCGATGCGATCCCCGGCAAGCCGATCGAAGATGCGCGGATCAAGGCCGGCACCAGCGAATCGTACGCGTGGTACCTGGCGGCGCTGGTCGATCGATTGGCGCCGGAGGTTCCGGTCGGGCTCGTGGGTTACAGCTACGGCGCACGCTTGATTACCGCCTCCCTGCATTTGATGGGGGGGGGACGCATCGCCGGCCGTCAATTGACTCCTACTCCCGCGGCAGATGGCCGCCCGGTGCGCGCCGTGCTGATTGCAGCCGCGCTCGACCATCATTGGCTGGGCGTGGGCCAACACCACGGGATGGCGCTTTCACAAGTCGAGAGCCTGGTCGTCTTCGTCAATGGCGAAGACCCCGTCCTGCGGCTTTATCCCCATCTGTATGGACACGGCCGGGGGCCCGAGGCCTTGGGACGCACGGGCGTCGCGTCGCGGACGCGACTGGGCGAACATGGCGCAAAGCTATGGCAGGTGAATGTCACCGGGGCGATTGGACGCCATCACGACTGGACGCACCATGTGAATTCGGGCGCCGTGATGGGACGCGCAAGACGCGAATTCTCCTTCGACGACCTGCGCGATCGAACTCCCGCCGAGAGCGACGATCCACCCCCGGCGCTACCCATGGCGTCGAGTGGCAGGTCCCGGCATGCGGCGGCCGCGCGCTAACCACCCTGCGAGGTGGGCAATTCGAGACCGGCGGCCGTGCGCACCGCATCGAGCACGCGCATGTTCGCCAAACCCCCTTCAGCCGGCTCGGACAAGCGGCCGTTGGCGATCCCGGCGCAGAACGCCTTGACCTGTTCGGCATACTGCTGCGCCGCCGGAAACCGTACGGTTTGCGTCCCTGCTTCCGTGGTGACGATCAAGGTCGCTTCGGGATCGGGGAGCACGCCGCCAGGCAACTCGACGGCGCCTTTCGTGCCCACGATCTCGAGACGGCAACGAAAAGGGCACTCGAAGCTGCTGTCGAAAAGTGCCATCACGCCATTCGGAAACACGAGTTGGGCGGACAGCGTCATATCGACGCCCGATTCATAACGCACGCCCCGGGCATAGACTTCTTTGGGCTCGCAGCCGGCAAAGAGGCGCGCGGCGTTGATGCCGTAGCAGCCCAGGTCGCACACGGCGCCGCCACCATGTTGCGGGTCGAGTCGCCAATCGCCACGATCGATATCGAACGAGAAGTCGAGCTTGACGAGGCGCAAATCGCCGATCGTGCCGTCGGCCAACATCTGCCGCACCCGTGTCACTCGCGGATGGTGGCGCCACATGAACGCCTCCATCAGGATCACGCCATGCTGACGGCAGGCCTCGACCATGTCGGCGGCGTCTTCGGCGGTAAGGCCAAGCGGTTTCTCGCACAGCACATGCTTGCCGGCCGCCGCGGCACGCAACGTCCAGGGGCGGTGCAATTCGTTCGGCAGCGGGATATAGACGGCGTCGATGTCGGGATCATCGATCAGGGCCTCGTACGAATCGTAGTGGCGGGGGATGGCGAATTCCCGCGCCCACGCGGCGCCGAGATCACGGTCCCGGCTGGCGATGGCCAGGGTCGTCGCCACCCCCGATTGTTCGATGCCCGCGTGCATGGCACGCCGCACGATCCGGGCACAACCCAGGATGCCGAAGCGGACCTTGTCGTTCTGCATAAATGGCCATTCCGAAGAAAAGAGGCGGGAGCGTTCCGAACGCGACGGCCTCGAGTCGTGTCCTGCGAGCGGGTGTAGTCTACCAGTTGACCGGTAACCGTCGAACGGGCCGGACCGATTTCGCGGATTCGACTTCTCGCTTCGCGGAATGCAGTTGATAATCGAGACTATGGATCGCCCCCAAGCCTATCTCAACGGTCGCTTCGTCCCCGACGACGAGGCTCGCATCTCGGTCACCGACGCGGGCTTCGTGCTGGGGGTGACTTTGAGCGAGCAGTTGCGCACGTTCGACGGGCAGATCTTTCGCCTCGAAGATCACGTCGCGCGGCTTCAGCGCAGCCTTGTCTATCTGGGGCTGGCCGAGGCCGTATCGCTCGAAACCATTTCGGCCGCGGCGCGTGACCTGGTCGAGGTCAATTTCCCGCTGCTCCACGAAGGGAGCGATCTGGGACTCTCGATGGTGGTCACGCCGGGACCATACGGAACGTTCGCCTCGGGGCAGACGGCACCGACCGTCTGTCTGCACACGTACGAGTTGCCCTTTGCCCGCTGGGCCAACAAGTATCGCGGCGGCGAGCACCTGATCGTGACACCGTTCGAGCAGGTGTCGCCGCGCTCGTGGCCGCGCGAAATCAAATGCCGTAGCCGCATGCACTACTACCTGGCCGACCGCTGTGCGACGCAGCATTCGCGAAGTGCTCGCGCGCTCTTGCTCGATCAAAGCGGTGCCGTGCTCGAGACGACCACGGCGAACGTGCTCGTCTACCGCCAGGATGAAGGGCTGATTTCTCCCCCGCTCGAATCGGTGCTCCCTGGCATTAGCCTGGCCGTGACCATGGAACTGGCCGCTGCCCAGGG
The sequence above is a segment of the Pirellulales bacterium genome. Coding sequences within it:
- a CDS encoding aminotransferase class IV; this encodes MDRPQAYLNGRFVPDDEARISVTDAGFVLGVTLSEQLRTFDGQIFRLEDHVARLQRSLVYLGLAEAVSLETISAAARDLVEVNFPLLHEGSDLGLSMVVTPGPYGTFASGQTAPTVCLHTYELPFARWANKYRGGEHLIVTPFEQVSPRSWPREIKCRSRMHYYLADRCATQHSRSARALLLDQSGAVLETTTANVLVYRQDEGLISPPLESVLPGISLAVTMELAAAQGITCVYRELSVEQVATADEVLVTSTPNCVLPVTRVNDREIADGSPGPIYARLMAAWSREAGLDIEGQARARALLAS
- a CDS encoding Gfo/Idh/MocA family oxidoreductase, translated to MQNDKVRFGILGCARIVRRAMHAGIEQSGVATTLAIASRDRDLGAAWAREFAIPRHYDSYEALIDDPDIDAVYIPLPNELHRPWTLRAAAAGKHVLCEKPLGLTAEDAADMVEACRQHGVILMEAFMWRHHPRVTRVRQMLADGTIGDLRLVKLDFSFDIDRGDWRLDPQHGGGAVCDLGCYGINAARLFAGCEPKEVYARGVRYESGVDMTLSAQLVFPNGVMALFDSSFECPFRCRLEIVGTKGAVELPGGVLPDPEATLIVTTEAGTQTVRFPAAQQYAEQVKAFCAGIANGRLSEPAEGGLANMRVLDAVRTAAGLELPTSQGG